The Carassius carassius chromosome 37, fCarCar2.1, whole genome shotgun sequence genomic sequence gctgacacatactggccattttaatttcacatttaaagtatctttagatttttttttaaataattaatttcttatcatttcaaatgagtattcaacattttatgtcttgtatatcaaaacattatttatgcatttgtaactgcaggttaaatgcattcttgtcctgcactaaacagtgtaatacatctaaatgccacttccaatgaatcttctgcatttcctctgcattaaaagatgagtttgttgatactgatttgcctggtaacagcccaaatgtcttattattctaaataactgattcctttaattaaaacaactagtttgagattaatagacctatcccaggggtgtcaaactcagttcctggagggccatagccctgcagagtttagttctaaccctgctccagcacatatatcatgtagttttcaaataaacctaaatgattagattagctggatcaggtgtgtttaattagggttatatctaaactgtgcaggactgtggccctccaggaactgagtttgacaaccttggcctgtcccatttttgactccctcccactgttaaaatgtaactaagtaatttttactctgagtaaattttgaatgagctactttttacttttacttgagtagatttttagactggtacttttacttgtacttaagtaaaatttcattaatgtaatggtacttttacttgagtagaatatttttgtactctttccacctctgtatatatatatatacacatatatatatatatatatatatatacacatatatatatatatatatatatatatatatatatatacacatatatatatacacatatacatatatacatatatatatacatatatacatatatatacacatacatatatacacatatatatatacatatatacacatatatatatacacatacatatatatacacacacatatatatatatatatatatatacacacatatatatacatatacacacatatatatacatatacacacacacacacacatatatatatatatatatatatatatatatgcacatacatatgCACATagacatatacacatatatatatatatatatatatatatatatatatatatatatatatatatatatatatatatatatatatctctatatatatgtgtatgtatctatgtatgtgtgtgtatgtgtgtatgtatgtgtgtgtgtgtgtgtgttaggggtcagtaatttttcttttgaaattaatatttattcagcacagattttcaaagttcttttaaactttctatacatcaaagaatcctggaaaatgtatcactgtttccataGAAATATTCAGAAACACAACTATTTTTAAcatcttgagcagcatatcagcatattaaaaaaatttcttaaggatcatgtgacactaaagactggagtaatgatgctgaaaatttagctttgcattacagaaataataataatcttgaaatatatttaaacaaaaacatttctttgaaactgcaatgatatttcacaatgttgctgttttactgtatttttgatcacattaatgcagccttggtgagtataagaatcttccaaagcattaaaaaaaaaatcaatatacatatttacaatatttgTACAATATAAAAGAGTGAAATATTCATTTGAAGTCAGCAAACACATTTGTTACACTCGTTGAATTACTCAAACTGGACAAACAAACCGATACAAATTAATTCTGAAAATGCTGGAGACTtcgcacttaaaaaaaaaagatgaattacAACATCACATGTGCAAGGCCTGTTTATTTTTCCAATGGATGGAGTTAGCTTTTCATCCTTAttctaatcaaataaaaacaagtaGCCACTAATGTTCTCTGAAATTATAATTGTTTCAATCAGTGAGGTCAAGTGAGTCAAGGCTGATTACGTCTTTAGTGGCTCAAATACACGCACGAACAATGCTTTATGCTCGCAAGCCCTGCTCACTGATATTCATGGGGGTGGACGGGTGTGCaattcaaaatatacaaataaataaggaTAAATGAAAAGCAGTGCAGAAATTTTCCATAAAAACTAGGGGGGTCAACACAGGCCAGGAGCGGATTTCCAAACACATTGGAAAAAGAACAGAGTGAGGGTCAATCGCTGGGCAAACCTACGTACCTTAGCGTGTCTCCATTCTTCAACATTCGTTTGTATCGCTCTTGATAACGAACAGCACGGACTTCCCTGATTTCTCTGATCCTGCGCCGCCAGTTCAGGAATCTGTAGTGTAAATTGATATCATCCATCTCATAAGTCTGTGAAGTGGAAAACAGATGCacaattaattgaaatgaaaCTGAAATTGCAACATACATATCTTGACAATTTGCATTGATTTCTGATCCTCACAAATCTCTGTATATGCTGTGAGCTTGACATGCATTTTGTAATGCAACGTGTGCTAGATTaaatttattcacatattcaCATAAATTGCAGCATTTTTTTGGATAGAAGTTTAAAACCGTTCACCAGTATTTTcccaaaataaaagcaaaataaaaaatgttctaaatgcttgaaaagcaaaacataaatattagtattgtcaCTTTTAGTGTAAACCAAGATAACAACTGTAAATTaaagttttactttatttgttataattacagttaaaactaataataatagtacttgttaaaacaccagtgtgaatgtaatgaacaaaacAGGTTTGAGTTTATTTAAAGTTCAGCTTACTGTTACAATTTATCAATTGAAATCATcacaatgtaaaacaaaaattattacaatACCATTTCTGTCCAAGTCGTGCAGCCCCAATCATAAgtaatttatacacacacacacacacatatatatatttatatataaaaatgtatgtgtatacatatatatattgcatgTGTGTCTACTAAGTCATGTGACCACTAACTTTAGTAAAGAGAAACCATGTACATGTGAATGTGacattaaattacagaaatattaaaatcTCAGTGAATGGTAAGCAAATATTTAACATCTTAGGTTCTAGgctgacataaaaaaagtttgAGATCCACTGCTCTAAAGTGTACAATGGTTCAGAAATGGGATGCATATCTTTCTCCCCACCTACACCTAAGATTAACATCACTCAGCACTAAATACCTCATTATCTCGAGTCAACTGTATAAAGCTTCCCAGCATTTCTcgtttgcaaaacattttactTCATCACAGAGGCTTATTGTCATATTTGGGCTATACACACATGCAATAAATGAGATTACACTACTGTTAGGAGTTATCTTCGAGTCTAAAGGGCCTCAACAGATGTAACGTGTCAGCTGTCTGACATACATCCAGGACATGACAGAAGATATTTCTAGATTGTCATAATTATCATGTCAATTACATGGTGGCACCTACTACAGCATTAAACAACAGATTTGtttctcataaaaaaataattggacaGACAGAAGTCCAGACAAAAGCATCTGGCTATGTAAATACTGACTACATCAATGCTATAACGTTATATAGTGTCAACAATAAACTATTATATCTAACTTCTGTTATAACAGCGTATCGTCACTATTTAAATAATGATTGTATGTTTAAAGAAAAGCTTGTATCACATTTGACAGAAGGTAAATAATTATTACGTAACAGATGCGATAGCTCGTGCTAGCAGGTTAGTTTCAATCACTGCTAATCACCTTGCATAGCTAACAAATCATTAGCCTTTAGGCCTAACGTTACacgaaataaatacaaaaactacAGAACCGCTAAATGTCATTACAGTGTTACGTGTCTAAATATTATGTCGTTACGTACGTACCTTATGTACATCAGCGGGTTAGACGTTATAACATTCTAAGGCCACTTATGTTTACTTCCAGCCATCGACTCCATTAGCTAAGCTACCTGACAAACTTCGCAGAAGTGAGCGGCTCTTCCTGGATTGCGTCAGTCGAGGAATGAATGCAGCGCACCAATGAAAAGCGTCATAGAGTTGATTGACAGGCGTTTGACCAATGAGAAACTTCGCAGCGAGTCGGCTTCAAGCGCTGTGCAGGAGAATGAGCTTTTGACCACTTTTACATACTACATATAATTTTATAAGCATaacgtaaataaatatatatacactatacactatatactatacactatacacacacacacacacacacacacagagttgggtcctattttatagataaaaaatatatgttattaTCGTATAATAATgcgttttttattaataaaaatacgaTTGCGTCTATATTTAAGTGACAATATGCAGTCAGCTTGTCATCATCGCAAAAATAAACCCAAAAGGGTAAATAgggtttattttgaaataatggcCAGCTGACTGCGTATTATCGCTTGAATACTGCAACAATCACATTTGTTAAAGTAAAAACACACTGTACGTGATCTCACagctaattaataaaataaatacattaaaaactatataaaatattgattttaattttttttttttacttgtaaagATTAAAGAGAGATATCCACCCATGAGTTGTCAGATATACATCATTTTCCTGGTCAACTGTTGTTATTCTGAACTATCTGGCCAGTGAATGCCAAGaaagaccaatcagaatcaagtacttCATTTAATGAAGTGACACGAATACTTACATTATTAACAGAAGTGTTGACACAACTATTTCCATTTTTCATTCACTGTGAGAACATATTTTCAGTCTATTAAAATGGTCTGGCACTCTATTACCTCACACAGCTGAAAAGTGAGTTACAGAACATTTGGCACAATCTCCAGGCCCCTTATAACGGTGACTCATAAGGACTGCAGGAGTTAAATGTACTGTAAGTGTATGGGCCGTAACATCTGAAAGATAGGATGATGCATGCATCTTATTTTTGGTGTAGCTACACTGAGAAACTGCTGACAAATGGAAgcagaaaagtttaaaaagaagcACAAGAGCAATCGAACTCTAGACAGAGATGAGGAGGTAAACCGTGTAATCTGGTGAATCTGGAAACAGAGAGACCCAATCAGTTTGGCATGCTTCTTGGAACATTCTCCAGCCAGAACATGTGGAAACAGAGAACGGGGTCGTGCTGTGGCATGGACGGGAATGTCAGACGGCAGGTGATTTTTGCCTTCTTTGCCAAGACTAATCAACTCTAATAAGAGAACCTCAGCCAGCCGACTTCTCCCCAAACAAGGAACACTCCAACGTTTTGTGGTTTCCAGaagttaaataaatatagtaagcCTGGTGGCCAATCAAATTGGGATTGTTCAATGGTATTCATAACCGATAAACAGATCCATTCTGTGGCAAAAACCGAGATTCAAAAGGAAAACATGTTTGTGTAAAAGAGAGCTATGACCACACATGTCAATATCATAAGATAATCATCTAAATCCTGTTTGCCTTCTGCACTCATACCAGCCCACCTTTGACATCTTAACTTCCATCCCGCTTCAcgacaacaacaaataaacaccACTCTGTCCTTATGGGACCCCTTCAGCTGGGTGTGACCTGAAAGCAGGCTTTTGCATGTAAGAGACCCAATCAGACACATCTGCTTGGTGCATCCTGATGGTAAAAATAGTTGGTATAAACCCCTTGGCCACTGTATGGAATTTTCATCGTCTTCAACAAAAGCACTCTGAACTTTATGAAGGACAACTCTGAACTTTATGAAGTCCTCCAAAGAGATCAGATTTATCTGGATGACTAGGCTGATGGATTGCATTATTAGCTGCTGGCATATATCGTCTTGTGTACATTCCAGCGAAAACACTGCCCCAATTATCCACACGGTCCCTTGTCCAAAATAATCTATTAACTGGCAGAATCACCCTTGGTTGAATCACTCCATCCTAAAGCAACGTTCTCAATTCAGGTGCTTGTTCAGTCTGTTTGTTAAGTCACGTGTCAATGGGGCCAAACATTATCAGATCCCAAAAGCAAGCAACTTACTACTGAAAAATCATGATCCTAACCTTTATCTCCATACAGAAATGTCGGATGGTCAGACAGCGACTCCTCTTTTATGAATAGTATGAATATTGATGTCCAGGACACTGTGAGCCCCGGAGACTGTAATTTATACCTTTCGTTTTTAAAAGCTTTGTTTAAATGTGTGATGAAATATAGTGTTGAGATTGAGTGTTCTCAATTGAAAAGGTAGAGGCTTGGATTCAGAAATTTCTTGGGTCACAACTTAACCTGTTGTTGATATTACCTTGAATGCTTGGTCCATGTATGTGTCAACTTTTTGCTTGGCAATGCCAACCCCAAGCTCACGTTCGTCTACATCCATTTTTTGAGTGCAATGCCCACATCTCAACATCCAGTCAACTAAACCTCAAACCAGATCTCTGCTCCACATTTGGTCTTTTTCGATGTTCGGAAATATGTCACAATACGGAAGAAAAGATCAGTAACCACTTCAGTTCCATCGCAACTTTAATAAGTAGTTTTTCTGCATCTGAAAGATCATGAAAAggataaaaaagtaactaatactACAATGCAACATAAAAAAGTTAGACTTCTATGAAGTGGGTGATCTTAATAGCATTCTTAGAAGCAACAGGGTTAATAGTGCGACTCTCCCACAAGCAAATTACCGTGGTCGGCAGAGAAATGAAATCCCTCGCCTTCATTGTTACCATGGCAAAGATTACTAGAATGCTCTAACATTTTCACAGATGATGCAGAAAAAGTAACCATCGTAGCCAGAGTAAGTATCCTGGGCAAAGGAATGTTTCCAGATACAATTTGGGTGAGGGAAAGCTGGAGCAGTGCTTGATGATTTCTAAAAGGaaaaataatctctctctctctctctctctctctctctctctctctctctctttctctctctctctttctttcctccCCCCCTTACAcattctctctccctttctctctctctctctctctctctctctctctctctctctctctctctctctctctctctctctctctgtctgtctctcagtccCAGCCCCTGAAGGTGTCATAACTGtgctctctccctctcgctctctaTCACCGCCTTTCAGATCTTTAAAAGCCGCTGCTTGCCGTTTCTCACTCGTTCTTGGTTTGTATCCTCTGGCACTGCAGGGGACTCCCGGCTCGCAGCCTCACCAAGCTGAAAAGCGAGCAAAGAAACAGAGAGGGGAACGAGAAACAGACTTCCAGAAATAGCATCAGCCACGTACGACAGAACCGAGTATGGAGAACCTGAGACCCGGACGCAAGATGTCTTTCTTTTCCAACTTGACGCCCGTTGTCCTGTTGCTGATCATCTACAGTGGATCCTGGTCTTTAGCGGGTCGCTTGGGCCCCCACAAAAACTGCATGACCTGCAAAGATGGGCACCCCTCAGGCACGGGCCGGGCCTCCAGAGACCCAGCCGGGGCACCCAGCACCACCGTGTTGGCGTCTGGGGAGCCCTGCGGGGTTTACACCCTGAGCTGCGCCAAGGGGCTTCGCTGCATACCCCCTCCACGTGAACACAGCCCCCTTCAGGCTCTGCTGCAGGGCAGAGGCTTCTGCACCAAACAAAGCAGAACCAGTCCCACCGAGAGGCCCCGCCCCACAGGTAAGAGTTGCAGCCAGCGGATGCCTTTGCGGTCCCCTCCTTCATGCCGTAGCTTCGCCGGCGTCTCGCCGTGCCGCATGCGGTGAGAAAATGCGATGGCTTATCTGCTTTAAGTACCAAAGCGAAATAGCTTGAGGATGCATTTCAGGTTCCACGGATGTGCTGGCAAGCCGCTATGCTGCAGTTTCCATATCAGAAGCTTGGTAGGATGACAAAACTGTAACTGAACCAAGGACATGTGCATAAAGTGCCGGGAATAGCTGCTGGTTTGCATGTGATGGCTGTAAATTCCTGCAGGGTGTAAAGGCATTTCTGTGATTTGAGGCTTTCACACCTCGTAAATACATATGATGAAGATCACTTGTAATAATGGCCATTTGGATGAATGTGTAAGGGTTGTATATGagtatagatgtgtgtgtgtgtgtgtgtgtgagacagtatGTGCAACTGTTCCATGCATATGGACATCAGAACTAATCAGAGCAGAATAAAGAGGAGAAAGCAAGAGTAGTGTATGTGTTCTTGGGTGTATATCAGTGTCACCCACATTCCTACAGTGTCAATTCATGTAGCAGGTGAAATGTAGTCATGCGGTCTCCATCTACTGTTAACTTTCAGTCATTACAACTTAAGAGATGTAGCCTATAGTGTCAATTTAAAAGAATGATTTCAGGAACTATTCCTTAAAAATGTGGGTTTGTCCAGATCAAATAACCCAAATCACACAACATATACTCTTAAATCCCAGCCAAACATATCCATTTAGTTGAAACACAGGCTTCAATGTCTTTTTCTCAAAAATGCAGAGTCATAATTCAGTATTAATGTCCCTTTTTTTCACAGGGCCACATCCTTCAAATAGTGGTGAAATAGACAAGGTGAGTCTATCTTTGGTTTTTGGCTTCTATAATTAATGCTTACAATCTAAGCATTAGacgaagataaaaaaaaaaaaaaaaaaaaaaagattcattggGCTACATTGTTTTATATCAATtggtaaattaatattaaatgttaaagacAGGTCAGATTGTGGCTGTATAATTAAAGTGGAACTCTAGTTTTAAGATCCTGAAAACTTTATgattttataataattacataaCTGTATATACtcattttatattgttacacCAAATTCATGGCACAATCAGTGCCAGAAGAGAATGGAATGATTAAAATTCCTCAAaggcaaatataaataataaatatttttaagcatGACATGTGGCAACATTTCCTCACCAGGCTCCATGTCGTAAGCTGCTCAACACTGTCTTGCGAGGTCTCGAGCTCACCATTTTCCAGTCCGATCGTGACATCTACATCCCAAACTGTGACACTCGTGGGTTCTACAGGAAAAAGCAGGTAATGCTTAACTAAACCAAAATCAACAGGAAATATAGATTTGGAAGATTCAAGTGGCTTTACTGATATGCTAAAAGGGCTTTggtaacattaacatttaaagaaagCTGATTTATATAATAACCAGAAGGATTATTTTATCACGTTTACTCTTTTTGTTAGTTCTTCTGGTTAAGTAGTATATACCCAACTTCCTTGTGGAAGTTCGTTTCAATAAATGAACTGAGGAGGAAGTTTTGATATCTGAAGGTCACCATTATGAGCCATTTTGTATTGCGAATGATGACCTTCGATGTACCAAAGCCAGAACAATCTCCTGTTGTCTTGTAGTGTCGGTCTTCTAAGGGCATGCAGCGCGGCCAGTGCTGGTGCGTCGACGAGATGGGCAACACTGTGCCATCACGTGCCGGGGAGGATGGCATTTTACCATGCGATGGAGAGTGAGGGGGAGCGACGGCCCCACAGCTCTGAGcctggaggaagaggaggggtaCGGGGAGAGGGGATGACTTCAGCTCGGTGCAAGACACTGCCTGACCAGGACACTCCAGGGATAAACCACTTCACACGGGAACGGGCCCTCACTCAGAACGTCCAGACCACGTTCACTGCCATAAACTCGAATAAACAGCATCAGAACACAGAAATAATGACCACTACACCACATGAGCTTAAGTTGGGATAGGTCAGCTGTTACAGAGAGATATTTAATTCCTGGCCACAACTCCTATGTTTATTTCTTAATGGGCTGTTTAACTATTAAGCAGATGGGGTGACGTCCCCTCTCCCCCTCTCCAATGATACACTGACAAAACTATACATACGAAAACGGAATATACCTTTGCGTCTAATTTATTCTGGAGTATTACTAAATTTCCTTGAAGACTTGCATACTTTTGAATCGTACACATTGTCATGTAACCGACATCTAAACGCTATCATAATGTGCACATTTGGGAAGTACTCCTTTTACGTTCATCCGACACTGACCGCAAACACACGTTGTGGATTATTTGTACATAAGTGAGGTTATCGTGGTTGGTTGTGTCATGAGGTGGAATATTCTTGAATGCTGATGGCTGTTACCTTTTTCGAGAAGTTGTTaggcatatttttatatatttcaatatgctattttatatatataaatatatataaaatatatataaattgttgatttatttaatgaACTACAAtgccatgtatttttatattgtcaGCAGTTTTTTCATTGTCAAAACAGAGCTTCGTTTATTTGCTAAGAGAGTGAGCGCCATGTGTTGGTGTCACCATAAAAagggataaaaaaacaaaaatacaacttaAACACGCCCTTAAGAGTATTTACTGCTGTACATGtgttttttatgtaatttgtattattttatgtcattatttatgTCAATATGTTGATCCTTCAGTATTGGAAAGTGTTACTATATCGCGTAATTTTCAATATTTCAGATTGTATTCTGGGTATTTTGTTCAGAACTCTGTGTTTTCTCATTCCCAAAAtccattgagaaaaaaaagtgcacaaaataATGTCTGGTCAATGTACCTCACACTGATTTTGTTGTATCAATATATGTGCCAGTAGTTGTGGGCCCTTGAAAAGGatccattgcaaaaaaaatatataacgtgTGCAAGAACtatgatacaaaaaaaaactaaataaaaataaacggatacagagaaaataaatgcatatgttACTATAAAGACTGACTCTTTGCAGAATCTCATTTGGAAACctacatgcataaaaaaaatggaatatgACAAATTATGAATACTATTAAACCATGCAAAtgcacaactaaaaaaaaaaaaaaaaaaaacaaaaacaaacacaagctATGAATTAGCAAAAGGCAACAAGAAAGAGCAGATGCTGCTGTTTGCTGCAAAAAAACTGCCATATGCTCAAACAAATGTCACATACAAATATTACCTTGTGCATACTGAGCTACGGTGACTGTGCATTTTTGCAAGCCCAGAGCAGATTTAGCTTACTAAGAATAACTTTATGCTTTATCAAGTAAGTAATTACATATTAAGCTATTTATACAATCTTAATCTcatgaatataaatgaaatataaaatatttagagtgCTGGAGCTTTTGTGCCAAGACAGATTCATGCACATGTATAATCACACAACAATCCATATGCTTGTTTCCAAGGTAACAACATATAGCAGAATATAGCATATGTCTGTCTGTGCTTTCGTCATGCCCTACTTTAAATCACTGAGACTTGGAGAATTTATTCGCTCTGTAACATAAACTAGATTTTTGAATGCATATATTATTCACTGTGTCGAATTAAGAGAGCCAAAATATAGACTCTACAGAGGACGGTATAACtacaaatgtataaaatttatttttacccACATTTGATATGGCATttgatcagtgttgggaaggttactttggaaatgcaaTAGGTTAaagattacaaattaaaatatctaaaatgtaatacgtagtgtaactatttaaattactttattaaagtaatgtaactgattacatttgtttacttttctaaatttgtaatGTTTACATATGTTAATAATTGAAATCGAAATCCCTCATCACTTTAATTCAGATtatatgaatttaattttaaagcacagccaacACAAAATCAGACTTATACTTCGAGATCATtttgaggttaaatacagatttaaaaccaTCTTTGCAcgctatgacaggaaacacttGCATCAAACAATGGCTTGGGGGGGGAAACAATCTTTAAAACATAACGCATATGCATAAATCCAAATAGGAAACCGTTATAGAATAAGCATGTGTCTTTTTCTGTGAACATTGGTGTCTAACACTTTAGAGCAGTCACTGCATTTTATGAAAGacatcaattaaatctgtatgtggttatttatggaaaaaaatcagatgtaatcccctttgtaattgtTAGTGattaatattttggttttggtaGCCCctaacaacaggttgacatgcatgcaaggtcaaaaaaacactgtcattgtcttataatatgcatttatttttaccttacttgctcaacgACTCCCAAATGATTCGTTTAACGGTTTATTTTTCCAAACACCTCCTTTGCGTGAAGCTAATCTGCGTGATTGGTCCGACTGCTCTCATTTTCATTCCATCCTGCCTTTAATGGCTGaaaaagcagcgtttgtgagctcagtgctgctttgtgtacagcagtggttcccaacctttttcaactcgcggcccacacaaccaaacacatatgtttgcgcagcccactgcaaaaaagttaactgaccccgctattgttagGTTAATAACTTaatactcagaagctagattgttaactgtctttattgaatgaactggcactgaacagaaaataactcaagCTGGCATCGCTTGGcacaaatgctgttgttttgtagcatatgcagcaaaaatatctaagataaattggcagtTTATTCTTAAACCTATCAGCGAGCTTGAATattggaagcatagttacagtttaatatttattttttgttatttaattatatatatatatatattaaatgatgttattatgttatgacttagacatttgtacatatatgaacaatattattatttattttaatagtaataccttcgcgacccactagggggccgcggttcacaggttgaaaaccactggtgtaCAGCGTTACCCGTAACCCGCTATTTTTACCGCTCCaaaagcgccacctagtggcaaagaatgccAACTTGTTTCAATTATTAAGAGtagactctttcttttgagagacaataactttatacaacTTTATACGCACTTACATGGTAAATAGActaaatattgtaattatatgtaattaaaatattgtCAAAAGTCTGTACTCGcattctggggtgcgtttcccaaaagttACGTcgttaccaatagagttcaattGAACTTACCACTATAATAAGCTAACAATgctttgggaaacgcaccccgaTCTCTAAATAAATGTCCTAGCTGAACATTTTTCGCATATTTTAATTAGGCAAAATACAACGTGTTTCGCAGCCTATCGATGTTGATAAAACTATATGTTTTTCGCCCCATCAGTCAGGGCAACCTCGGCTCGTGCTGGCGCTAGGACCGATTCCGTCCGATTCGTGGACGAACCGTATTTTTAAACTGGTTCTTTCGAATCATTGAACAGAGATCCACCTCAAAACAACTGTTCCTTCGGACAATGTCAGTCATGTCAACCGCAGGAACTTGTCAGACGAAATATAATAGTTATGGTCAGGTTAGTATTAATGTTTTACGGTCTCATCTCACCTGTACGTTCACAAACCACGTGACGTAGGCTACACTCAGGTGAGAGTCTGACACACATTCTTGCTGTCACAATATATCAAGAGCTGTTCCTCTCCTCTCCACTTGTGTGTGGGAGGAGCCTCTGGATCTCTGCCACTACAGCAGCCTAGAGTTGTTCACTACCACGAAGAACCGGTCCATCTGGGCCTGCAAACACAGCGAAAACTGACCCCCGCGGCTTTGCGCTTGTGTTGTTTTCGACCTTTGATTGTCAGCTGGAGGAACCGGAGCCGGAACAGATGGAGGCGGATCCAAGAGCGAAATAGATCGCTGTGTTACGGGGAGTGACC encodes the following:
- the LOC132118463 gene encoding insulin-like growth factor-binding protein 3 — protein: MENLRPGRKMSFFSNLTPVVLLLIIYSGSWSLAGRLGPHKNCMTCKDGHPSGTGRASRDPAGAPSTTVLASGEPCGVYTLSCAKGLRCIPPPREHSPLQALLQGRGFCTKQSRTSPTERPRPTGPHPSNSGEIDKAPCRKLLNTVLRGLELTIFQSDRDIYIPNCDTRGFYRKKQCRSSKGMQRGQCWCVDEMGNTVPSRAGEDGILPCDGE